Genomic window (Prevotella melaninogenica ATCC 25845):
GAGAGCTATGAATTCGTAGAGGTACCATGCAACATCGAGTATTCCTTCGTCCTCGGCCACCGTCACAAGGTCGTCCTCTTCTGAGTTTTCTTTTCCTAACTTAACTTCGAGACGTTGTGTTGTCTCTATTGGCTGCTCTACTGGGTCGAGACATATATCGCACGGAACCATTACCGTACCTGCCTCATGGAAATCAAGGGTAAAGAAATCATCTCCTGTGCGCACAATATCAAGAGATACATGCACACGTCCTTGACTCACTTCAGGAGCGTCAACTGCCTTAAAGTAAGCGTCATCCAGGTCGAACTCAAGGTGATTTACACCTTCTTCCAGACCCTTCAAATCTATTTTAAGGGTTTCTAAGTCCATAATTGGGTTGCAAAGTTACGAATATTTTTCTGATTATAAGCAAATTATAAGTAAAAAAAGTAAGGACACCCTTTGTTAGATGATTTAGGCTCTATTTCTTCTACATAATATGAAATGGGGTCTTACATTGCACTATCATTAGAAAATTAAGGCATTTTCTTAATATATCGAGTATATAAACAACTTTGTATTCTCAGCTCATCTAATGCTCTATTAGTAATAAAATTAGAAATATGTAATTGTAAAAGTCTAATTATTTGCACGTAAATAAATATTTTTTTCATGAAAGGAAATATTTATTTTCATGAAGAAAAATAATTATTATCATGAAAAGAAATTCTTCATATTATCCTTCACGCTTTGCGAAGTTCTATGCGAAAAGTTGTCCCCTTCCCTACTTCCGAGCTTTTCACATATATCTTACCATGATGATATTCCTCAACAATACGCTTAGCAAGACTCAAACCTAATCCCCAGCCTCGCTCCTTAGTAGTAAAACCTGGACGAAATACGTTTCTTATGTCTTTCTTCTTAATACCCTTTCCTGTATCGCTGACCTCAACAATAGCACGCTTGTCAGTTTCTTCTATACGAAGTGTAATACTACCTATCTTTCCTCCCATCGCATCAACAGCATTCTTACAGAGGTTCTCAATCACCCACTCAAAGAGCGAGGCATTCATATTAATGATTATATCATCTGTTGGCAACTCCGTCTTCATCTCTATCTTCTTTGATGTACGACGGTCCATATAATCGACAACATGATTGAGAACATCATTAAGACTGGATGGGACTGGCTCTGGAACGGAACCAATCTTTGAGAAGCGATCAGCAATAAGCTGTAAACGTTTCACATCTTTATCCATTTCTGGTAGAAGTTCATCGTCGGGATATGTTTCCTTCAAAATTGTTGTCCATGCCATAAGCGAGGAGATAGGAGTACCTAACTGGTGTGCCGTTTCCTTACTTAATCCAACCCATACTTTGTTTTGTTCTGCACGCTTTGATGTCAATAAGGCAAAAATAGCTACAATAACAAATAGCATAACAACACCTAATTGTACATAGGGATAAAGCGCAATACGCTTTAACATCAATGAATCATCATAGCATACATCTATATAATCATTATGATTCTTACTCAAAGAGATACGTATAACCTGACCTGAGGCTTTCAGCTGTTGACCCAAAGAAGTAACGTAATTAACGCTATCCTTTGCATTACGTGCTTTAATAACGATATTACGGTATTCTGTTACAACCCCATCATTATCCAAAACAACAACAGGTATAGTGTGATTTTCATCTAACACCTTCAACACAAGACTAAGATCCGTGTTCTCATCCGCAGCACTAAGCGATTTCATTGCTTCCGCCCAAACTTGCATCTTACTCCTTTCCTGATCTGACAAATCATGAGTCAAAGAGCGAGAAACAAGTAAAGAAGCCACAGCAATAAGAATTGCTGCAACCACTAAAAATATCTTTACCTGACGAATTCTATCAGTCCACTGCATATAAAGATATAACGAAACTATAAAAAAGATATTGTAAAGTATCAGCCCATATTACTTAATTAGCCAAATAAAACCTATTTGCCCAATAAAATACTATTAGCCTTATTAGCCTTTGAGCGTTATTAGCCCTATTCGCCCAATAAGTCTTATTAGCCCAATATAATATTGCAGCTTCTGTCCTACCAACACTTCATCAACACCTAACATCCAACACCCATCACCCAACAAAAAAAAGAGCCTTGAAGATTTCTCTTCAAGGCTCTCGTAAAAGGAGGCGGCCACCTACTCTCCCGCATTGCATTGCAGTACCATCGGCGCAAACGGGCTTAACTTCTCTGTTCGGAATGGGAAGAGGTGGGACCCCGCCGCAATAACCACCTGATATTTCTTTCGGATGACTTTACTTAATGTTACATATACTTAGTGTATATCTCTTAAGTTCTCTTATCTCAAGTAGACAATATTTAAATTCTCTACTGATAGTTGTCAGCCGTATAAGGTGACGTATTTCCACAAGCAAAACATATAGAACTTTTCTTCTTCCATTAGAAGAATACACAGCTCAAAGTCTGAGTCACTGGTCCCCGCACTCCAAACTTTGGAGGCGGGAGACCCGAAGAAAGTTTCGGGCAATTAGTAGTGCTCGGCTTTGACGTCACCGTCTTTACACCTACACCCTATCAACGTCATCGTCTATGACGACCCTTATGAGGAGTTCTCATCTTGCGGCTGGCTTCGCACTTAGATGCTTTCAGCGCTTATCCAATCCAGACTCAGATACCCAGCGGTGCACCTGGCGGCACAACTGGTAAACCGGAGGTCTGTCCAACACGGTCCTCTCGTACTAGTGTCAGCACCACTCAAAACTCCAACGCCCACGATAGATAGAGACCGAACTGTCTCACGACGTTCTGAACCCAGCTCGCGTGCCACTTTAATGGGCGAACAGCCCAACCCTTGGGACCTTCTCCAGCCCCAGGATGTGACGAGCCGACATCGAGGTGCCAAACCACCCCGTCGATATGAGCTCTTGGGGGGGATCAGCCTGTTATCCCCGGAGTACCTTTTATCCTTTGAGCGACGGAGTTTCCATACACGTCCGCCGGATCACTATGCCCCAGTTTCCTGCCTGCTCGGCATGTCTGCCTCCCAGTCAAGCGCCCTTATGCCATTGCACTCTATAAGGCCGGTTACCAATCGGCCCGAGGGCACCTTTGGAAGCCTCCGTTACGCTTTTGGAGGCGACCACCCCAGTCAAACTACCCACCAAGCAGTGTCCGCGCCACAGGCGCGTTAGACCTCAGACAGCCAAAGGGCCGTATTTCAAGGATGGCTCCACGAATGCTGGCGCACCCGCTTCGAAGCCTCCGGCCTATCCTACACATCGGATGACCAAGGTCAATGCTAAGCTGTAGTAAAGGTTCACGGGGTCTTTTCGTCCCATCGCGGGTAATCGGCATCTTCACCGATACTACAATTTCACTGAGCTCATGGTTGAGACAGCGTCCAGATCATTACACCATTCGTGCAGGTCGGAACTTACCCGACAAGGAATTTCGCTACCTTAGGACCGTTATAGTTACGGCCGCCGTTTACCGGGGCTTCAATTCAATGCTTCCCATTACTGGTGACATCTCCTCTTAACCTTCCGGCACCGGGCAGGTGTCAGGCTGTATACTTCATCTTTCGAGTTTGCACAGCCCTGTGTTTTTGTTAAACAGTTGCCTGGACCGATTCTCTGCGCCTCATATTGCTATGAGGACCCCTTATCCCGAAGTTACGGGGTCAATTTGCCTAGTTCCTTAACCATGAATCTCTCAACGCCTTAGTATATTCTACCCGACCACGTGTGTCCGTTTGCGGTACGGGTCGCATATACATTAAGTTTAGCGGATTTTCTCGGAAGTATGATTACCTGCACTCAAGTTATCCCGAAGGATTACCTGTACTTTCATGGTTCAGCTCGGAAGGTGGATTTGCCTGCCTTCCTCATAGCCTACGCACTTAAACGCCCTATTCCGTCAGGGCGCAGCAGTGTCACTGCTCCGTCTCCACATCACTGTATATGCGAGTTGCGGAATATTAACCGCATCTGCCATCGCCTTCGCCGTTCGGCTGAGACTTAGGACCCGACTAACCCCGGGCTGATTGGCATCGCCCGGGAAACCTCGGTCTTTCGGCGAAAGGGAATCTCACCCTTTTTATCGTTACTTATACCTACATTTGCTTTTCCATAAGCTCCAGGATCGGTTACCCTCACCATTCAACGCCGATGGAATGCTCCCCTACCGATACTTTTAATATACATTACTATCCCGCGCCTTCGGTATCTGACTTATACCCGATTATTATCCATGCCCGGACCCTCGACTAGTGAGCTGTTACGCACTCTTTGAATGAATGGCTGCTTCCAAGCCAACATCCTAGCTGTCACGGGGACCAGACTTCGTTAGACTAACTTAGACAGAATTTCGGGACCTTAGACGGCGGTCTGGATTCTTCTCCTCTCGGGGACGGACCTTAGCACCCGCCCCCTTACTGCACGACTGCAGTCCATAAGCATTCGGAGTTCGTCAGGTCTCGATAGGCGGTGAAGCCCTCTTGACCT
Coding sequences:
- a CDS encoding sensor histidine kinase, yielding MQWTDRIRQVKIFLVVAAILIAVASLLVSRSLTHDLSDQERSKMQVWAEAMKSLSAADENTDLSLVLKVLDENHTIPVVVLDNDGVVTEYRNIVIKARNAKDSVNYVTSLGQQLKASGQVIRISLSKNHNDYIDVCYDDSLMLKRIALYPYVQLGVVMLFVIVAIFALLTSKRAEQNKVWVGLSKETAHQLGTPISSLMAWTTILKETYPDDELLPEMDKDVKRLQLIADRFSKIGSVPEPVPSSLNDVLNHVVDYMDRRTSKKIEMKTELPTDDIIINMNASLFEWVIENLCKNAVDAMGGKIGSITLRIEETDKRAIVEVSDTGKGIKKKDIRNVFRPGFTTKERGWGLGLSLAKRIVEEYHHGKIYVKSSEVGKGTTFRIELRKA
- a CDS encoding YceD family protein is translated as MDLETLKIDLKGLEEGVNHLEFDLDDAYFKAVDAPEVSQGRVHVSLDIVRTGDDFFTLDFHEAGTVMVPCDICLDPVEQPIETTQRLEVKLGKENSEEDDLVTVAEDEGILDVAWYLYEFIALAIPIKHVHAPGKCNPAMVRALEEYSAARSGEEDEQAMDPRWEALLKLKK